In Juglans microcarpa x Juglans regia isolate MS1-56 chromosome 4S, Jm3101_v1.0, whole genome shotgun sequence, a single window of DNA contains:
- the LOC121261937 gene encoding pyrophosphate-energized vacuolar membrane proton pump 1-like codes for MAVLSEGLTQVLIPVAALIGLAFALLQWYLVSKIKVSGDSGGHNGYKDRLIEAEFEEGVDALEVSIKCAEIQHAISVGATSFLFTEYRYLSIFTGVFSVIIFLFLGSVKGFSTKSEPCTYNTGNICKPALANALFSTIAFLLGAITSVLSGFLGMKIATYANARTTLQARYGVGKAFITAFRSGAVMGFLLAANGLLVLWVSINLFKLYYGDDWEGLYESITGYGLGGSSMALFGRVGGGIYTKAADVGADLVGKVEKNIPEDDPRNPAVIADNVGDNVGDIAGMGSDLFGSYAESSCAALFVASISSFGVSHNYTAMSYPLIISSMGIVVCLITTLFATDIFEVKNVSDIEPSLKRQLLISTVLMTAGIATVTFFALPSEFTLFNFGTDKVVKNWHLFFCVAIGLWAGLAIGYITEYYTSNAYSPVRDVADSCRTGAATNVIFGLALGYKSVIIPIFSIAIAIYVSFSLAAMYGVSVAALGMLSTIATGLAIDAYGPISDNAGGIAEMAGMSHEIRERTDALDAAGNTTAAIGKGFAIGSAALVSLALFGAFVSRAGIKTVDVLTPKVFIGLIVGAMLPYWFSAMTMKSVGSAALKMVEEVRRQFNTIPGLMEGTAKPDYATCVKISTDASLREMIPPGALVMLTPLIAGTFFGVETLAGVLAGSLVSGVQVAISASNTGGAWDNAKKYIEAGVSEHAKSLGPKGSDPHKAAVIGDTIGDPLKDTSGPSLNILIKLMAVESLVFAPFFATHGGIIFKWL; via the exons CATAATGGGTATAAGGACAGGCTGATTGAAGCAGAGTTTGAGGAGGGTGTTGACGCTCTTGAGGTTTCCATCAAGTGTGCTGAAATTCAGCATGCCATATCTGTTg GGGCGACCTCATTCCTGTTTACAGAGTACAGATATCTTAGTATCTTCACGGGCGTATTCAGTGTCatcattttcctcttccttGGTTCAGTTAAGGGTTTCAGCACCAAAAGTGAGCCTTGCACTTACAACACAGGGAATATTTGTAAACCAGCTTTGGCTAATGCCCTCTTTAGCACCATTGCATTCTTGCTTGGGGCTATTACCTCCGTTCTTTCTGGTTTCCTTGGGATGAAGATTGCTACCTATGCCAATGCCAGAACCACTCTACAAGCAAGGTATGGTGTTGGTAAGGCATTCATTACAGCTTTTCGATCTGGTGCTGTGATGGGTTTCCTTCTTGCTGCCAATGGCCTTTTGGTGCTGTGGGTCTCGATCAATCTATTCAAGTTGTATTATGGGGATGACTGGGAGGGACTTTATGAATCTATCACTGGTTATGGACTTGGAGGTTCTTCAATGGCACTTTTTGGAAGAGTTGGTGGAGGTATATATACAAAAGCAGCTGATGTTGGTGCTGACCTTGTTGGAAAAGTTGAGAAGAATATCCCCGAAGATGATCCACGTAACCCAGct GTAATTGCGGACAATGTGGGTGACAATGTAGGAGACATTGCTGGAATGGGTTCTGACCTGTTCGGATCTTATGCCGAATCATCTTGTGCAGCACTCTTTGTTGCTTCAATATCATCTTTTGGTGTCAGCCATAACTACACGGCCATGTCTTACCCTCTGATTATAAGCTCAATGGGGATTGTGGTTTGCTTAATAACAACACTTTTTGCAACTGATATATTTGAGGTTAAGAATGTGAGTGATATTGAACCATCCTTGAAGAGGCAACTTCTTATCTCAACTGTCTTGATGACTGCTGGTATTGCCACGGTCACCTTCTTTGCTTTGCCATCAGAATTTACTCTCTTTAATTTTGGGACTGACAAGGTTGTAAAGAACTG GCACCTTTTCTTCTGTGTTGCCATTGGCTTGTGGGCTGGACTTGCTATTGGGTACATTACAGAATATTATACCAGCAATGCCTACAG TCCAGTGCGCGATGTGGCAGATTCTTGCAGGACAGGTGCTGCTACAAACGTGATTTTTGGATTGGCTCTTGGATACAAATCTGTCATCATTCCCATCTTCTCAATTGCCATTGCCATTTATGTGAGCTTTAGCTTGGCTGCAATGTATGGAGTTTCTGTGGCTGCTTTAGGAATGCTCAGCACAATCGCCACTGGTCTAGCAATTGATGCTTACGGCCCCATAAGTGACAATGCTGGTGGAATTGCAGAAATGGCGGGTATGAGCCATGAGATACGTGAAAGAACAGATGCTTTAGATGCTGCTGGCAATACTACTGCTGCAATTGGCAAG GGTTTTGCAATTGGATCAGCGGCTCTTGTTTCCCTAGCTTTGTTTGGTGCCTTCGTGAGCAGGGCAGGCATTAAGACCGTGGATGTGTTGACTCCGAAAGTCTTCATTGGGTTGATTGTGGGAGCCATGCTCCCATACTGGTTTTCAGCCATGACAATGAAGAGTGTGGGAAGTGCAGCTCTCAAAATGGTTGAAGAGGTCCGCCGGCAGTTCAATACTATTCCTGGCCTCATGGAAGGAACAGCAAAACCAGACTACGCAACTTGTGTCAAGATCTCAACTGATGCTTCACTAAGGGAAATGATCCCACCTGGCGCTTTGGTGATGCTCACGCCTCTAATTGCTGGCACCTTCTTTGGAGTGGAGACTCTTGCTGGGGTTCTTGCTGGTTCTCTTGTTTCTGGTGTGCAG gTTGCCATCTCAGCTTCCAACACAGGTGGTGCATGGGATAATGCAAAGAAATACATAGAG GCCGGTGTTAGTGAACATGCTAAATCACTTGGTCCTAAGGGGTCAGACCCTCACAAGGCAGCCGTCATAGGCGACACGATTGGAGATCCTCTCAAGGACACCTCTGGTCCTTCACTCAACATCCTGATCAAGCTCATGGCAGTAGAATCCTTGGTGTTTGCTCCATTCTTTGCCACTCATGGTGGCATAATCTTCAAATGGCTTTGA